A portion of the Daphnia magna isolate NIES linkage group LG4, ASM2063170v1.1, whole genome shotgun sequence genome contains these proteins:
- the LOC123471402 gene encoding uncharacterized protein LOC123471402 yields MSTPAPRQEASSNKDNRPTRGRVAILVHRAIPYTEIASKNTPNTEAIGITIHNTKYGSIDIFSIYCPKGNCTKEELKQLSSSKNNIIIGGDLNGHHELWGSNQRPNKSGKSLYSTLLEIPTISLITPPQLATYISPSTGRTSTLDITIASTAIANDSVVTLGPFLGSDHIPVVVETKISLKQPTTGPARWKFEESNWHKWNAEINKTLASEKFANCQLPLLIYHQFKEAMIGASHTYFKMTQPSHRTTSEPTKPWWNESSMSSGATHPSATNNHLLSKAGEPITCPNEKATIFLDTFFDRSDTQPAKNKYLEEQIYKAITCNQPNPLNSPITLNEIEESLRHLKSNATGLDLTHNKMITNLNKENREHMRRMFNTLLDHGEVPLEWKESVIIPIPKPNKSPKSPSSYRPISLTSCLGKVMERVIKNRLSCYLESNHLLPPTQAGFRPGRSTLASINM; encoded by the exons ATGTCTACACCTGCGCCACGCCAAGAAGCCTCAAGCAACAAAGACAACCGGCCaacaa GGGGCAGAGTAGCCATCCTTGTCCACCGCGCCATTCCCTACACCGAGATCGCCTCAAAAAACACACCTAACACAGAAGCCATTGGTATCACCATCCACAATACCAAATACGGTAGCATTGACATCTTCTCCATCTACTGCCCCAAAGGGAACTGCACAAAAGAAGAACTGAAACAGCTCAGCTCCTCCAAAAACAACATTATTATCGGGGGTGATCTCAATGGGCACCACGAATTATGGGGCTCAAACCAAAGACCCAACAAAAGCGGAAAATCCCTGTACAGTACGCTCCTTGAAATCCCAACTATCTCACTTATCACGCCACCACAACTAGCTACTTACATCAGCCCATCCACTGGTCGCACTTCAACACTAGACATCACTATCGCCTCAACCGCTATAGCAAACGACTCGGTAGTCACTCTAGGGCCCTTTCTAGGCAGTGACCATATACCTGTAGTCGTCGAAACCAAAATTTCACTAAAACAACCCACCACTGGTCCAGCTAGATGGAAATTTGAAGAGTCTAATTGGCATAAATGGAACGCAGAAATCAACAAAACACTTGCCTCTGAAAAATTTGCTAACTGTCAACTTCCCCTACTTATCTACCATCAATTCAAGGAAGCTATGATCGGGGCTAGCCACACCTATTTTAAAATGACCCAACCATCTCACCGAACCACATCAGAACCCACCAAACCTTGGTGGAACGAGTCCT CTATGAGTAGCGGGGCTACCCATCCTTCGGCTACCAACAACCATCTCCTGTCCAAAGCGGGCGAACCCATCACCTGCCCTAATGAAAAGGCAACAATCTTTCTTGACACCTTCTTTGACAGATCAGACACCCAACCCGCAAAAAACAAATACTTGGAAGAACAAATTTACAAAGCCATTACCTGCAATCAGCCTAACCCGCTCAATTCTCCCATCACCCTAAATGAAATCGAAGAAAGTCTCAGACATCTAAAAAGCAATGCCACAGGCCTAGACCTTACGCACAACAAAATGATCACAAACCTCAAcaaagaaaaccgggaacataTGCGCCGCATGTTCAATACCCTACTAGACCACGGAGAAGTCCCACTCGAATGGAAAGAGTCGGTCATTATACCCATACCAAAACCTAACAAATCGCCAAAAAGCCCTTCCTCATACCGTCCTATTTCCCTTACTTCCTGCCTTGGTAAGGTAATGGAACGGGTTATCAAAAATAGACTTAGCTGTTACCTAGAGTCGAATCACCTGCTCCCACCAACTCAAGCAGGCTTCCGCCCTGGCAGGAGTACACTCGCTTCCATAAATATGTAG
- the LOC123471403 gene encoding uncharacterized protein LOC123471403: protein MDHIVALENHVKIGFSSGRPTTAIFLDIKKAFDRTQHDGVLYKLACLGINGRILKWIQSFLTGRTARIRIGDHLSETQPVTRGVPQGAVLSPLLFNVMMRDLPPPPSGAYTLQYADDVLVYASTKNAVDAEDLLQPYLDKLYRWGGKWGLEFQAEKSALLTMSRARKSPPGPLLFIHGNRIPNVIKNKFLGLTFDQKLTWSAHVDTVVSSCLQKRNIFILLTNKKFGPNIHTLTTLFKSIVRSKVDYGAIAYGGTSSTNIAKIDIVCRGILRMILGAFKSTPVDIIYADLGLEPFKKRCQWLKARYLIKLSKKPTNSTYQPAYHHIKNPKEWPPRRIPNISPMLSELAALDPNLFKTLPDYFAQRKIPPPWSSAPHKTSYFPMSKKFAQVNQSEARAKMSHALKHLPHTTIKGYTDGSVSSLSTSCAYTFPEIKEQGAWYLTPGSNILTAELHGIFKALETCYHLDPGPTQVQIFTDSQSALMAIEAATTHSHNPIIHDIWNLLHCLKNAGTYTHLTWIPSHIGIPGNEDADRLASNLADIPCTNKINNTLMASELIEKYKRKWLAETLTELKHSGKTCLNSRDRLGVLEWHHHPIRNISITLHRLRSGHNKLNYFLSKLDMDVSPLCRHGCLELEDTKHVLTTCKLYYNLHAPIKQFFMENKLTWDVNTLIGLNMSLDKSKQLQIRYALVSFLWKSKLHLII, encoded by the coding sequence ATGGATCACATCGTGGCCCTAGAAAACCACGTCAAAATCGGATTTAGTAGTGGTCGTCCTACAACTGCCATATTTCTTGACATAAAGAAAGCGTTCGACCGCACCCAACACGATGGCGTCCTCTACAAATTAGCATGTCTCGGCATCAACGGCCGTATACTAAAATGGATTCAATCCTTCCTTACCGGAAGAACCGCTCGGATAAGAATAGGTGATCACCTATCAGAAACACAACCAGTCACCAGAGGAGTGCCTCAAGGAGCAGTCCTCAGCCCTCTCCTGTTCAACGTCATGATGAGAGACCTGCCTCCCCCCCCATCTGGCGCCTACACTCTTCAGTATGCAGATGACGTACTCGTCTACGCCAGTACCAAAAACGCAGTCGACGCGGAAGATCTCCTACAACCCTATTTAGACAAGCTGTACAGATGGGGTGGTAAATGGGGACTAGAATTTCAAGCTGAAAAATCTGCCCTACTAACCATGTCACGCGCCCGCAAGTCTCCGCCCGGCCCCTTGCTGTTTATTCATGGCAACCGCATTCCTAACGTTATAAAGAATAAGTTCCTTGGCCTCACTTTCGACCAAAAATTAACTTGGTCTGCCCACGTTGATACGGTAGTATCCAGCTGCCTCCAAAAAAGGAACATCTTCATCCTTCTCACCAATAAAAAATTCGGGCCTAACATCCACACACTAACGACACTTTTCAAAAGTATCGTACGCAGCAAAGTGGACTACGGCGCTATTGCCTATGGAGGAACGAGCTCAACAAACattgcaaaaatcgacatagTCTGCCGTGGAATCCTCAGGATGATCCTGGGGGCTTTCAAATCCACACCAGTGGACATCATATATGCAGATTTAGGACTTGAACCGTTCAAAAAAAGATGCCAATGGCTCAAAGCACGCTACCTAATAAAACTGAGCAAAAAACCAACCAATTCAACATATCAGCCGGCCTATCACCACATCAAGAACCCCAAGGAATGGCCCCCCAGAAGAATTCCAAACATTTCTCCAATGCTCAGCGAGTTAGCTGCTCTTGATCCTAATCTCTTCAAAACGCTCCCCGACTACTTCGCCCAAAGAAAAATTCCTCCGCCATGGTCTTCTGCTCCTCATAAGACGTCCTATTTCCCAATGTCAAAGAAGTTTGCACAAGTCAATCAAAGTGAAGCCCGTGCAAAGATGAGCCACGCCTTAAAACATCTACCACACACAACTATTAAAGGCTACACAGATGGCTCCGTCTCATCGCTCTCCACATCATGCGCCTACACCTTTCCCGAAATTAAAGAACAAGGTGCCTGGTATCTCACGCCTGGGTCTAACATCCTAACTGCTGAGCTACATGGTATATTCAAAGCCCTTGAAACCTGCTACCACCTAGACCCTGGACCCACGCAAGTACAAATCTTTACTGATTCACAGTCAGCCTTGATGGCTATCGAAGCAGCCACAACTCACTCACACAACCCTATTATACATGACATATGGAATCTCCTACATTGCCTAAAAAATGCAGGAACTTACACTCACCTTACATGGATCCCCAGCCACATTGGCATTCCTGGCAACGAAGATGCTGACAGGTTGGCAAGTAACCTAGCCGACATCCCATGCACcaacaaaatcaacaacaCCCTGAtggcatctgaattaattgaaaaatacaagaGAAAATGGTTAGCAGAAACACTCACCGAGCTGAAACACTCTGGTAAAACCTGTCTCAACTCAAGGGACAGATTGGGTGTCCTCGAGTGGCATCACCATCCCATCAGAAATATCTCTATTACCCTCCATCGACTCAGATCGGGCCACAATAAGCTCAACTATTTCCTCAGCAAGCTAGACATGGATGTCTCTCCACTATGCCGACATGGATGCCTTGAACTGGAAGACACAAAGCACGTCCTTACAACATGCAAACTCTATTATAATCTCCATGCACCAATCAAACAATTCTTCATGGAAAATAAACTTACCTGGGATGTCAACACTCTCATAGGCTTGAACATGTCACTGGACAAAAGTAAACAACTCCAAATCCGTTACGCTCTAGTCTCATTCCTCTGGAAATCCAAACTGCACCTGATCATCTAA